In a single window of the Bradyrhizobium sp. ORS 285 genome:
- the ilvD gene encoding dihydroxy-acid dehydratase has protein sequence MDAKTDIKRRLPSRHVTEGPERAPHRSYLYAMGLTTAQIHQPFVGVASCWNEAAPCNIALMRQAQAVKKGVAHAGGTPREFCTITVTDGIAMGHDGMRSSLPSREAIADSVELTIRGHSYDALVGLAGCDKSLPGMMMAMVRLNVPSIFIYGGSILPGNFRGQQVTVQDMFEAVGKHSVGAMSDDDLDELERVACPSAGACGAQFTANTMATVSEAIGLALPYSAGAPAPYEIRDSFCMTAGEKVMELISANIRPRDIVTRAALENAAAVVAASGGSTNAALHLPAIAHEAGIKFDLFDVAEIFKKTPYIADLKPGGRYVAKDMFEAGGIPLLMKTLLDHGYLNGDCLTVTGRTIAENLKGVKWNPHQDVVRPADQPITATGGVVGLKGNLAPEGAIVKVAGMSNLKFTGPARCFDREEDAFEAVQKRTYREGEVIVIRYEGPRGGPGMREMLQTTAALTGQGMGGKIALITDGRFSGATRGFCIGHIGPEAAVGGPIALVEDGDIIEIDAEAGILNVKLSDAELASRRTKWTPRETHHTSGALWKYAQQVGPAVAGAVTHPGGAQEKYCYADI, from the coding sequence ATGGACGCGAAGACCGACATCAAGCGCAGGCTGCCCAGCCGTCACGTGACGGAAGGGCCCGAGCGTGCGCCGCATCGGTCGTATCTCTACGCGATGGGCCTGACGACGGCTCAGATCCACCAGCCCTTCGTCGGCGTCGCCTCGTGCTGGAACGAGGCTGCGCCCTGCAACATCGCGCTGATGCGGCAGGCCCAGGCCGTGAAGAAAGGCGTCGCGCATGCCGGCGGCACGCCGCGCGAGTTCTGCACCATCACCGTGACGGACGGCATCGCGATGGGCCATGACGGCATGCGCTCGTCGCTGCCGTCGCGCGAGGCGATCGCCGACTCGGTCGAGCTGACGATCCGCGGCCATTCCTACGACGCGCTGGTTGGGCTGGCCGGCTGCGACAAATCGCTGCCGGGCATGATGATGGCGATGGTCCGGCTCAACGTACCCTCGATCTTCATCTACGGGGGCTCGATCCTGCCCGGCAATTTCCGCGGCCAGCAGGTCACGGTGCAGGACATGTTCGAGGCCGTCGGCAAGCACTCGGTGGGTGCGATGTCGGACGACGACCTGGATGAGCTCGAGCGCGTCGCCTGTCCGTCGGCCGGCGCCTGCGGCGCCCAGTTCACCGCCAACACGATGGCGACCGTGTCCGAGGCGATCGGGCTGGCGCTGCCGTACTCGGCCGGTGCTCCCGCACCTTACGAAATTCGTGATTCCTTCTGCATGACCGCCGGCGAGAAGGTCATGGAGCTGATCTCAGCCAACATCCGGCCGCGGGACATCGTGACGCGAGCCGCTCTCGAGAATGCCGCTGCGGTTGTGGCGGCCTCCGGCGGCTCGACCAATGCTGCGCTGCATCTGCCTGCGATCGCCCATGAGGCCGGCATCAAGTTCGACTTATTTGACGTCGCCGAAATCTTCAAAAAGACACCTTATATCGCGGATTTGAAGCCGGGTGGCCGCTATGTCGCCAAAGACATGTTCGAGGCTGGTGGCATTCCGCTCTTGATGAAGACGTTGCTCGACCATGGCTATTTGAACGGCGACTGCCTCACAGTCACCGGCCGGACGATCGCCGAAAACCTCAAAGGCGTGAAATGGAATCCGCACCAGGACGTGGTGAGGCCGGCTGATCAGCCGATCACTGCAACCGGAGGTGTTGTCGGTCTGAAAGGCAATCTCGCGCCAGAGGGCGCGATCGTGAAAGTCGCGGGCATGTCGAACTTGAAATTCACTGGGCCGGCCCGCTGCTTCGATCGGGAAGAGGATGCCTTTGAGGCCGTGCAGAAGCGGACCTATCGCGAGGGCGAGGTGATCGTCATTCGCTATGAGGGCCCGCGCGGCGGCCCGGGCATGCGGGAAATGCTGCAGACCACGGCGGCGCTGACCGGGCAGGGCATGGGCGGCAAGATCGCGCTCATCACCGATGGCCGGTTCTCCGGCGCGACGCGCGGCTTCTGCATCGGCCATATCGGACCGGAGGCGGCCGTCGGCGGGCCGATCGCCCTGGTCGAGGATGGCGACATCATCGAGATCGACGCCGAGGCAGGTATCCTTAACG
- a CDS encoding tripartite tricarboxylate transporter substrate binding protein BugD produces MRLIMSTVMLVLFALAATARADNYPSRAITVIVPFAAGGPSDAMMRILAEHMKQTLGQPVLVENVTGAGGSIGVGRAVRSRADGYTVSFGHLGTHVANGAVYRLGYDLVADLEPVVLLPSNPMIIVSKSNVPAKSLSELLAWLKAQPNPASAGTAGNGSGSHIAGLYFEQVTGIKLQYVPYRGTGPAMNDLVGGQIDLIVDQTSNAINQVRAGTIRAYAVTDAKRLDSAPEIPTTDEAGLAGFHMTLWSGLWLPKGTPKEIVETLNAAAVDALDDPDVQNQLKNLGLQMTPGDQRTAAALGTLQRAEIAKWWPMIRAAGIVPE; encoded by the coding sequence ATGCGACTGATCATGTCAACCGTGATGCTGGTGCTTTTTGCCCTCGCGGCAACCGCCCGAGCGGACAACTATCCCTCGCGCGCGATCACGGTCATTGTGCCATTCGCGGCCGGCGGACCGTCCGACGCGATGATGCGCATCCTTGCCGAGCATATGAAGCAGACGCTCGGCCAGCCGGTGCTGGTCGAGAACGTGACCGGCGCGGGCGGCTCGATCGGCGTCGGGCGCGCGGTGCGCTCCAGGGCCGACGGCTACACCGTCAGCTTCGGCCATCTCGGCACGCACGTCGCCAACGGCGCGGTGTATCGGCTCGGCTATGATCTCGTCGCCGATCTCGAGCCGGTCGTGCTGCTGCCGAGCAATCCGATGATCATCGTCAGCAAGAGCAACGTGCCGGCGAAATCATTGTCCGAATTGCTGGCCTGGCTGAAGGCGCAGCCCAACCCGGCATCCGCGGGCACGGCAGGCAACGGCTCGGGCAGCCATATCGCCGGGCTCTATTTCGAGCAGGTCACCGGCATCAAGCTGCAATACGTGCCCTATCGTGGCACGGGGCCTGCGATGAACGATCTCGTCGGCGGCCAGATCGATCTGATCGTTGACCAGACGTCGAACGCGATCAACCAGGTGCGTGCCGGCACGATCCGCGCCTACGCCGTCACCGACGCCAAGCGTCTCGACAGCGCACCGGAGATTCCGACGACGGACGAGGCCGGCCTTGCGGGCTTCCACATGACATTGTGGTCGGGTCTCTGGCTGCCCAAGGGAACGCCGAAGGAGATCGTCGAGACGCTCAATGCCGCAGCGGTCGACGCGCTTGACGATCCGGACGTGCAGAATCAATTGAAAAACCTGGGGTTGCAGATGACTCCCGGGGATCAGCGGACGGCTGCGGCGCTGGGAACCCTGCAACGGGCCGAAATCGCCAAATGGTGGCCGATGATCCGGGCGGCGGGGATCGTCCCGGAATAG